CGCGAACAACATAGTCGTAAGTTTTTCTGCCAACAATTATGGTATCAATCCGGGACGCAAATTCAGCGTAGCCATAGTCTTCTCCATCTTTTTCTACTAATTTCAAAAAGCTTAAGTCGTCGTTGGGCTTTGCAATATATCCATCCAGGCTCATTGCAATGAAAAGTGAAATTTTTCGCATATGATTAAAGTTCTAAAGTTTAAGCAAATTTACATCTACGGTATCATCGACATTTTGTAAAAATGCGACAAAATTAAAGTGACGAAGGTAGAAGTCCTGTATTTCGTCTGATTTCAAGACTGAGATGTGAATGATCGTAGTAGCCACATTCAAAAGCGATATCCATAAAACTGCGGCTTTGTTTCGAATTTCTGATTAAGGACAATGCATGCTGAAAACGGATAATGTTTGAATATTCTTTTGGTGATAGTCCGATAAGCTTTTTGAAATTGCGTTCCAGCTGTCTCACCGTTGTGCAATTTCTTTTTGCCAGATCAAAAACGCTAATTCTTCCCTTGGATAAATGTATATCGTTAATCACAGTGTGTAACTGATTTGTTTTGGTTTTTAGCCTTTCGGAATAAAAACGATCGAAATAATTGAATGAATCTTCATGCACTTTATCAACACAAAAGGCGATGGACTTTTCAAGTTCGACGGTATTGTTTGTTAATTCATTTTGAGAAGCATAACGGTAAAAATTAGCAAAAGTCGCAGGCTTTAAGCAAAGGCCAATGAGATGCGTATCGTTATCAATAAGGCTGTCTTTGAAAGCAGTCATAGCACCTACTACATAGGTTTTCCCAGAATCCATCAAAAAACAACCATTATCAGTCAAACATTTATTCCCTAAATTCAATAGGATCCCAGCACAACCATCGGGAAAAACACGCTCCCACCCTTTTTCATATTCGTTTCCTTTCAGTTCCCAATAAAAATGAATATAGGATTCTAATTCTTTATAAGGTTTCACTTTCTTGTATTCCATTAGTCTTATGGGCTCAGTTTACTACGGTAAAATACGAAGTTATGATCAGAATTCACTCATGTATTTTCGGAGGCGCATTCTTGAAAAGTAGTACCGCAGAAGTACATTTTATCACGCGAAAAACTCCAAATTTGAATATCATCCCGTTTTAATTTATCTCCGGCTTTCGATTTCTTCGAAATACGACATTACTTTTTTGTCCGTTTCATTATGCAAAGTAACGGCATCGTCAAAAAGATCTCGCCTCAATTGTCTATAGAGCAATATGCCATTCCTCAAACTGCTTAATAAAGATTTTCTATCATACGTTGGAAGGGTGAGTTTTAATTTTTCGAGATCATCGGGGAGCAAATCCTGTTCGACTTTTCTAACACCCCGGGGTAAATTGTCATTTTTGATATGCAACAATGGGCCTAAAACAACCATTCGTAAAAACGCCATAAAGTCGTATGCTTCAAAGTATTCTCCCCGTCCTATTTTTAACAACGCGTAATGCACCCAGATCCAAAAACGATCTTCAATCCATTGATAATCTGGGTAAGGAAATTTTTCAACGGTCTGAGAAAGTATTGTTTCCAGTTGTTTGTCTTTATCGATTAGCAGTGTTGGATTTTCAATACGGACTTTAAATTCTTCAATTGTTAAAAATTTTATATCAACATGCAAAAGAGGATCGGCATAAAGACAAATTAATAATCTCGGTTCTCCAACGTGCTCTCCGGTAAAACCCGACAAAAAATTCCCTAGTCTTTTCGCGTAGTCCAACATAAGATTTCTGTCGTTAGAAATTCGTTGTCTCGTTACCAAAATTAGATCAAGATCTGAAAAGTCATCAATTTCATTTGTTAGCCAGGACCCCGCAATTGCCAAACCAATCACATTGTCATCTGGTTCTAAAATTTCCTTTGCTTTATAAGCAAATGCTTGTTGTATCATCATACTCTTTTAAGAATTGGTAATTCTCCCAGTTAATTAAGCATTGTTCTATTTTAGCAATCTCTGCACCAAAAGAATATCATACTGCATTAAGCTCCTTGAACGTCGCTAGCGAATTGCATTTGCGAGCTATGTTCACTGATAGTTATTTTAAATGCTCCGAAAGAAAAGCGAGTATTTCCGCTACCAATTGTCGATGTATTGATTTTCTGTCCGTGGCATTATGGTCGCGATAATAAGTAGGCTCATCTTTAACCAATTGAAGCTTCCCTTCATTCAAGAAAATGTAATGTCCTATTTTACCTTGAAGTACACTGTATTTTGAATTTTTAAGGACATTATTGTACTGTAGTGCGTTCGTTTTAAGAGGAGCTATCGAATCTTCTGCCGCGCCAATGATCAAAGCTGGTGATGTATTCGTTTGCTTCGCTTTTCGAAGGCCAAGCCCAAGGGCTGGAGACAAGGCTATACTGGCTTTAACGCGACTATCTCTTAAATCTGCGGGCACCCGTTCGCAGGATATTCTTTGCATTAATTCCCGGAGGTCACCTAACTCAGGAACGACAAATTGCTTTCGGTTTTCGGCTAACGAAGCGTTTTTCTTGAGCATATCGCAATCCAGTTTGACCCCGGCAAGCGCCAAAGTAGTATACCCCCCCAGTGAAAACCCTATGCCGGCAATCCTATTGCTGTCTATATAGCTATTAAACCGTGTATCGTCAAGTAATGATGAAATCAAGAAACGAATATCTAGCGGTCTATCCCAATAGCGTACAAAGTTCTCAGGAATTTTATTATCGAGCGTGTTGCCCCAATGATCTGGAGCAACAACAAGATATCCGTTTTTCGCCAATTCAATCGCCAGCCAAGATAAGCTAAATCGATCGCCTCCAGTACCATGAGACAACACGATCAATGGATGTTTATTTTGTATAAATGCTGCGTCTTTTGCTGTAGGCGGTAAAATAAATGGCCGTTCTGTATCCTTAACATTGCTGTCCTCTGTCGGATACCAGAGCTGCACACTTAAAGGACGCCCTCGAATAGAATCAGTATACGCAATTTTACGTTCACCAACGTTTTTGACCGGTGTATGATAAATCATTAAAAATAGACTCAACAAAACAAAACTAAATGGGATATTCATATTCGATACGACTAAACTTAGGCTATTATCAATTGAAAATAGAGACAAACCACCTATCAATAGACAAATTTACGAACGGTAAGTTTATTAGATCAATGGTTATATTTAACCATAAAATAGTTTTCTCCGCAATGCTATATTTTAAATAGCAGCTCAGGTATAGACGAAGCTGCTAGCCTTGGGTGGTTTATTTTCAATACGAATGGGTTAAACATCCAATTTAGCTGACGAATAAAACATCCAAACTAAAAATACATAAAAAAATAAAAGTTGGTATATTTACTTTTGTGCCAGGTAAAACAACGACTCATGTACGATACTTTAATCAACTATATCAATTCGAAGGTTTCCAGGCCCCTAAACTTAGATGAAATTGGGATCCTAAAAAATAATTTTGTTCACCGTAAAATAAAAAAGCGTCAGGCATTTTTGAAAGAAGGTGAAATAAGTAATCACATGGGATTTCTTGTCAAAGGAGCTATGAAAAAATACAGTATAGATGCAAAAGGTGCCGAACACATCATGAGCCTTTATATTGAAGGCTGGTGGGTCGGTGATCGGGAAAGTTTTGCAAAAATCACAGCCTCCGCCTTCAATATTGAAGCTTGTGTAGACACTGATTTGCTTGTCTTGACGAAAAAAGCCGCAGCGGAGGTATTTTCCCTTCCAATCATGAATGAACTTACACGCCGATTGGATGAAAATTATTCTTATGCAAGCCAAAAAAGAATCAATGCTGCCCTAAGTATGACGGCTGAAGAACGTTATAATATGCTTATTGATAGCTATCCTGAATTTACACAGCGCTTTCCACAGCAATTGATTGCATCTTATCTAGGGATCACCAAAGAAACGCTGAGCAGAATCAGGTCCCGGGCAGTCAAAAAATAATTAGGATTGATTTACCAGGGGAATTACCTTTGTTCCGATTAATTCAATGGCTCTAAACATATCTTCCCTACTCAGTCCTGGGTTATCCATCTGAAATGTAAATCTTGAGATCCCACCCAAAGCCTCACTATGCCGCAATATCTTTTCTGCAACTTCTTCGGGGTTGCCAATAACATAGGCACCTGTCGGTTTGGCTTGGGCCTCAAACATTTCCCGTGTGGGTGTCGACCAGCCTCTCTCCTTTCCAATTTTACCCATCATTTCCTGATATCCCGGAAAGTAAAGATCTTTAGCCTTTGAAGTTGTATCTGCTACAAAACCGAGTGAATGTAGCCCTACTTTAAGCTTCTCCCGAGGGTGTCCGGCCTTTTCTCCCGCTTCGTAATATAAATCTATCAAAGGCCGAAAGCGATGGGTTTCACCCCCGATGACGGCTACCATTAATGGGAGCCCCAGTATTCCGGCACGAATAAATGATTGTGGCGTGCCTCCTACTCCTATCCAGACAGGAAGCTGCTCCTGCACCGGCCTAGGATATATTGCCTGCTGTTTCAGCTCTGCCCGGAATCTTCCCTTCCAGGTTACTGTTTCGTGATCACGTATTTCTAAAAGCAATTTGATTTTCTCCTCGAAAAGTACGTCATAGTCCTGCGTGTTGAACCCAAATAATGGAAAAGCATCGATAAACGACCCTCTTCCAGCTACAATTTCAGCCCGCCCTTTAGAAATGATATCCAATGTTGCATATTCCTGAAATACCCTTACAGGATCTGCGGCACTCAGTACAGTGACCGCGCTCGTTAGACGAATCTGCCGAGTCCTGGCGGCCGCCGCCGCAAGTACGACTGCCGGTGATTCATCCAAAAATTCTTTTCTATGATGTTCCCCGAGCCCGAAGACATGCAATCCTGCCTGATCTGCAAACGCTATCTTCGACAACAGCGTTTCCATGGCTGTCATATTTTCCGCTGAGCTCAATCCCCCATTATATGCTCCGGTTGCTATAAAACTATCTATTCCTATTTCCATAATTATTGATTTAATCTGATAGATTTCCCTTATTGAAAAGCTAATTAAATTTCAATTTTTCCGACGGCTTAAAACGATGATCTACATCAAAAAAAATGTTTTTTTCATTTTAGATTGGCAGTTAACGGAACTGCAATTTGCAGCCGATACTAAATTATGAAATTTAAGATGTAAATGATGGTTTTAAAAAAGCTGAGGATAGTATAACGTTAAGTATAATATGACCTTAATTCAAAAAAAATGGCTACGGAGGGTAGCCATTTTCACTATCGTCACTTATGATATCGCAATCATTTTAGGAGGTTTCTGCTTTGCGTCTTCTTTTTTAGGAATGGTCAACATGAGCAGTCCGTTTTCATACTTTGCATTAATGTTATCTTGATCCACAACATCTTTTGGAAGCTCGAAACTTCGCTGAAAAGATTGATAACTAAATTCCCGTCTGGTAAAGTTATCTTCTTTAGTTTCTCTGTTATCTTCCTTCATGGATGAGATCGTAAGCAGGTTACCATCGAGCCTGATCTGAAAATCATTTTTGTCCATGCCAGGTGCTGCAACCTGCACCTCATAGGCGTCTCCAGTTTCCTTAATATTTACGGAAGGTACGGTCGTACTGGTGGATGAATAATTGTTATTGCCCCAGTTAAAAAGTTCACGACCGAAAAAATCATCAAAGATGCTGGAAAAGCCTAAATTGCTGTTTCCGTTTCTCCTCACTAGATTATTCATTGTAATCTCCTTTTAAATAAGTTTAACAATCAATTTAATAACACTCCAGCTGGCCAGCTGTATAAGACCCAAATCAAAGAGAATGCCATTTGCCAAAATCTGAATTTTTTTCATACAGGCTGTCAAATTTTCAGATTTTAAGCTTAAATCGGACTGGAGCTATTTCGAAAATAATCAGGCATTAAAATCAAAGTTCAAGTATAAAGGACAGAAAATTAAAAACCATCTTCTCCAATTGACTTTGCCTAAGGAAATGGAACAGCAGGACAAGAAAGTTTTTCAAAAATAGTCGAATGATAAACCCTGGGCAGTTGAATAAAATAGTATGATATTATTCACTACTTTTATAGATCTAATTGTTTGCTGATTGACCTCAAAGTACGGTCAAAATTTAAAATGTATATCGCTTGAAAAATAACCCTTTAAATCAATTGATCCAAAACATTGAATGTCTTTTTGCCATGAATAATAGCGAGCTTTTATTTAGTCAAGTAAACAATATTTAGAATTCTACATTTTTGTCACCTTAACAATAAAAAATATCTTATGCAAAAAAGAGTAAAATTTGATTTCGAGGTATACTTTACAAATGGGGGCAATATCAAAGGTGAGGATTTCAGGCTGGATATAATCGGCGACGATATTAGCGATAGTGCCCTGGCAGAATATATCGTCCAAGATATGAGGCTACTTATGGTTGGTAAGGTGAATATTCTAAATAAGGAAATCCTGATTGAACATCACAAACGTAAACCAATTGATGATGGTGTTGCAGAAAAATTGTTAATTGACCTTAGTCACACAATCGAAGATGGTCTGATAACTTACAAAGGTCTGCCAGCACCACATATTTGCGATTTCCTGTCTAGAGAACAGTCAAAGCAAAATTATGACGGCGGTACTACCTTTCACATTGGAAAGATTGAGATGGTTACCAACACTGGAACGTATATTGATTGTCCTTTTCATAGATTTGCTGATGGCAACGATACGGCACAAACAGCATTGAAGGATTTTGCGCAGATTGATGCCGTAAAGATTCACATACCATTTACCGATACTTTGAAAATCACGGAACATCATCTTAAAAACAGAGAAATCAGAAATAAGGCAGTGCTAATACAGACTGGCTGGGATGTTCATTGGAATACAGAGCTATATTATCAGGATCATCCTTATCTTACTCAGGAGGCGGCAAGGTATCTTCGGGATTGTAACGTCAAACTTGTAGGTATTGATTCCCATAATATAGATGACACGGCTGGCAGAACAAGACCAGTTCATACAGAGCTACTGGAAGCAGGGATTTTGATTGTTGAACATCTCTGTAATTTATATAAATTACCATCTGAGGGTTTTTCCTTCACCGCCGCCCCACCAAAATTTAAAGGTGTCGGGACATTTCCGGTAAGAGCTTTTGCTTCGATTGAAAAAAATATTTAAGTTCGAATGTAAACTACGTTTTACTAAGAAAACTAAACATGGTAAATAACATTGGACTAACAAAAGATGCCGGTTGGCAGTTTGGAATCAGAAGGACTGTGCCAGAGAATGTGGAAACACTTTGGGAAGCCTTTTTCTCAGACAAGGGATTAGGCTGCTGGGCTAAGGGAGTTGATCAGAACTTTTCGACTTTTAAAGAATACTCGCATATCCGAACTAAATGGAAGCATAAAGATTTCGAAGAAAGTGCGCATTTACAGGTCAGATTTATTCCCTCTAAAAATAAGGATAAAACCACAATTTCAGTTCATGTTGATAATTTAAAAAATGACGGTCAGCGTGAAGTAACTAAAAAGTACTGGACGATTGTGATGGAAAATCTATGTTTGTTGACAGCACCATAGCTCTTAGGATAAAAGGCTGCAGCTGGCGAAGCGATTACCTTCTGTTACGAATCTCTTCTTAATTAAGGATTTAGGCGACATGACTCCGGCTTGTCGGCTCTTCAAGCGATAATCGCTTTTTTCCGATCGACACATATTTAATGGTTTCCAACCTTTTTCATTATTTCAAAATATGAAACACCGATATTTCCTAACTCTTCCTCATAGCTTTCATAGCCAGACCAGCGGCGATTCCTCCGATCACATACCAGGCAACAGTCATTAACTTGGTATGGTCAGTCTTTTTTAATGGCGTGGCATCCAGACCGGCTTGTTCCGGAATGGTCAGTGTAGCTAGACCAACCACTGTTCCAAGCAGTGCTCCTTTGAGTAGCATATTTTTCTGCCCACCGTAGCCGATAAGAGTATACAACATGGTATTGGAAGCTACATCTGCTCCAAAGGTTGCCGCCACTAACGCATTTCCTTTTGGTGGTTTAAATCCAGCAAAGCGAACTGTTTTCTGCATCGCTTCTTCACCTACTTTATCTACTGCGGGTGCTTTGGAATCAAATCTCTTGGCAACGCTATGGACTACATTGAGTACGAGCGCACCGATCAATCCGCCCAACATATTTTTATTAAATCCATTCATATTATGCTTTTTACGTGTTCAACCTTTTTGTACTGTTTATGTGCAGTTATTTTGAGAACAATGGGCAACCTAAAATAGTTTAATCAAATCCACAGATGAAATTTTTGTCACAATGTATAAAGCAATACAAACATTCCGGGTATGCTCTGCAGAGAAATAACCTCGAAAACTTTAAATAGGGACAAGAACATAAAAAAGTACGTGAACTGTTAGTAAAACAATAATCAGTCCTCTCGTAAAGATTAAAGACGATATCGAAGTGATAAATTACGCCAAATTTCTGTCGCAAAGTGCTGATCCGAATGTTTATTCTCAAAAAACCAGTACTCTCCTCTTTTTACTAATTTTTGATCTATTCCGTCAAGCAAAATTGGCAACTCTGTATCGAGCTTTGATAAAGTCTTTTTCAACAGCACCAATTGGTAATCCTGTCCTTTATAAGTTAAACGGAATATCTGAGAACGAGGTGCCTCTCCATTTGTCCTGTCAATTGTGCCCTGCATAAATGTAACCTTCTAAAATTTTTAAAATATAGTAATGACAATACAATAAAAATATACTAATTGAATAAAATTAGACTAAGATTTTTATACTTCTTATAACGAATTACAACAAATAATCGTGCCAAAAGCGATGATCCTTTTTGTAAAAATGACAACTTAGCCTATTCATAATAACGATTTTCTGAAAGAAAATGATGTAAAAATCCGAGAACGGATCGGGGGCTATTGGGTAGGCCTAGCTGTTAGACCAATTAGAATATATTTACACTAAATTAAGTAAACCAAATATATTTTTAGTACATTTATACACAAAAAACAAATTAATACACTATACAATTCAGGATATGAGAGTACTTTTAACCGGCGTAACGGGGTATATCGGAAAACGTCTTTTGCCTGTGTTGTTGGAACAGGGACATGAAGTTACTTGCTGTGTGAGAGATAAGAATCGTTTTGATACATCGAAAATATTAGACCATGTTCAAGTCATTGAAGTTGACTTTCTAGAGAAAGAAAGTCTAAAAAATATTCCACCTGAAATTGATATCGCTTATTTTCTGATCCATTCTATGGCTACCCAATCGGGTGATTTCCTGCAGATGGAAGCCCAATGCGCTACTAATTTCAAAAACTTTATTGAAAATACCAACGCACAACAGGTCATCTATCTAAGTGGAATAATTAATTCAGATCATTTGTCGAAACACCTCGACTCAAGACGAAACGTCGAAAGTATATTGGCCAGCGGACGGGTTCCAATCACCACCCTGCGAGCTGGTATCATCGTCGGCTCAGGAAGCGCATCGTTCGAGATCATACGGGATCTTGTAGAAAAACTTCCCATTATGATCACACCCAAATGGTTGCAAACAAAATGTCAACCGATCGCCATACGCAATGTGATCGAATTTATGATCGGTGTCATCGCTAAACCGCATACATTTAACAAAAGCTACGATATTGGCGGGCCAAACATCCTTAGCTATAAAGAAATGCTGCTGCAATATGCCGCTGAACGAAAACTTAGACGACAAATCTATATTATCCCGCTGATGACACCAAGGCTGTCCTCCTACTGGCTCTATTTTGTCACTTCTACTTCCTATAATCTGGCGAAAAACCTGGTTGACAGCATGAAAGTCGAAGTGATCTGTAAACCAAATAATCTAGCAGACGAACTCGGTATTAAGTTGATCAATTACCGCACATCCATACAATTAGCATTTCAAAAAATTGAAAGCAACACTATTGTGTCTAGCTGGAAAGACGCACAGACCAGTAAAATTTTATCCGGAGGAATTACCAGCCTACTGGAAGTACCCAGTTATGGTTGTTTTAAGGATATCCGCAAGGCGCCGCTTCAAAATAGTGAGGCATCAATGACCAAAATCTGGTCCATTGGCGGAAATTCTGGCTGGTATTATGGCAATTGGCTCTGGAAAATCCGTGGATTCATGGATCAATTGGTCGGCGGTGTGGGCATGCGGCGGGGGCGAAAAAACAAAAGTGATCTAACAGCGGGTGATGCACTTGATTTTTGGCGCGTACTAATCGCAGATAGGAAGACGAAAAGATTACTGCTTTATGCGGAGATGAAACTCCCGGGTGAAGCTTGGCTAGAATTTAAAATTGAGGATAATATCCTAATACAGACGGCGACCTTTAGGCCCTTAGGTATCGCTGGAAGGATCTATTGGTATGCCGTGTGGCCTTTTCACGGCTTCATATTTAAGGGAATGATTAATCGGATTGCTAAAACTTAAAAATAAGTATTCATAACCTATGATTTATAATGAAAACGCGATTGCTGCATTTGAAAGAAGATACCGAGCTAATTTTATTAACTCGTTGGGTGGGTTTAAAAGCCTGGTACTGATCGGCACAAAAAATAGCGACGGAAGTGAAAATTTAGCGACCTTGAGTAGTTTATTCCACTTGGGCGCAGATCCTGCACTTTGTGGTATTATACTTAGGCCAGCCACAATGTTTAGCAGCACATTGGATAATATTCTGGAGCAGCAATATTATACGATTAATCATGTCTCCCCTGTTTTTGTACAACAGGCACATCAATGTAGCGCCAAATATCCAAAAGGAGTAAGCGAATTTGAAAAGGTCGGACTGACCCCTGAATACCTGGAAAAAATTCCTGTCCCTTTTGTCCGGGAAAGTAAAATAAAATTCGCCTGTAATTTTGTTCAAGAAACAGCAATTGAACTGAATGGTACGACATTGGTCATTGGTCAGATTAAAACAGCTTTCGTGCCGAATAGATATTTAAAAGACGATGGCTATATCGATATCGAAGAAGCCGGGACAATAACCTCTAGCGGTCTTGACAGCTATCATACCACAAGTCGAATTGAAAGGTTACCTTATGCAAAACCTTAATTAACTTTCCGGAAGATTGGAAATTTCAATGTTCCGGAAAGGAAAACTGCAGGTGTTTCGGTCACCTTCATGTTCAGCATTTTTCCTATATTTCAGTAACAAAACATCGATAATACCAAAAAAACCAACATGTAGCTTGCCATTTTCTCATGCGTTCCTTTTGCCTTATTGAGGTAATCCGTAAAATAATTGTACGTCGAAAACCATGCGGTGATCATGATACCATCGGCTGAAGTTTTATTGTGAGTTTTCTTTTGTGAATGCTGCGATGTCCCAAAGGGCCTCTTTGGTCTCTTTTAAAACAGCTCCCATATGCATAAAGCCATGGACCATCTTTTTGTAATGCATAATTTGGACTGGAATTTCCGAAGTTTTCATATTCTCTGCCAATTGTTTTCCCTCATCTCGCAAAGGATCGTGTTCAGCCAATAAAATCAACGTTGGAGGCGTATTTTT
The Sphingobacterium multivorum genome window above contains:
- a CDS encoding alpha/beta hydrolase family protein → MNIPFSFVLLSLFLMIYHTPVKNVGERKIAYTDSIRGRPLSVQLWYPTEDSNVKDTERPFILPPTAKDAAFIQNKHPLIVLSHGTGGDRFSLSWLAIELAKNGYLVVAPDHWGNTLDNKIPENFVRYWDRPLDIRFLISSLLDDTRFNSYIDSNRIAGIGFSLGGYTTLALAGVKLDCDMLKKNASLAENRKQFVVPELGDLRELMQRISCERVPADLRDSRVKASIALSPALGLGLRKAKQTNTSPALIIGAAEDSIAPLKTNALQYNNVLKNSKYSVLQGKIGHYIFLNEGKLQLVKDEPTYYRDHNATDRKSIHRQLVAEILAFLSEHLK
- a CDS encoding helix-turn-helix domain-containing protein; translation: MEYKKVKPYKELESYIHFYWELKGNEYEKGWERVFPDGCAGILLNLGNKCLTDNGCFLMDSGKTYVVGAMTAFKDSLIDNDTHLIGLCLKPATFANFYRYASQNELTNNTVELEKSIAFCVDKVHEDSFNYFDRFYSERLKTKTNQLHTVINDIHLSKGRISVFDLAKRNCTTVRQLERNFKKLIGLSPKEYSNIIRFQHALSLIRNSKQSRSFMDIAFECGYYDHSHLSLEIRRNTGLLPSSL
- a CDS encoding flavin reductase family protein, whose amino-acid sequence is MIYNENAIAAFERRYRANFINSLGGFKSLVLIGTKNSDGSENLATLSSLFHLGADPALCGIILRPATMFSSTLDNILEQQYYTINHVSPVFVQQAHQCSAKYPKGVSEFEKVGLTPEYLEKIPVPFVRESKIKFACNFVQETAIELNGTTLVIGQIKTAFVPNRYLKDDGYIDIEEAGTITSSGLDSYHTTSRIERLPYAKP
- a CDS encoding Hsp20/alpha crystallin family protein; protein product: MNNLVRRNGNSNLGFSSIFDDFFGRELFNWGNNNYSSTSTTVPSVNIKETGDAYEVQVAAPGMDKNDFQIRLDGNLLTISSMKEDNRETKEDNFTRREFSYQSFQRSFELPKDVVDQDNINAKYENGLLMLTIPKKEDAKQKPPKMIAIS
- a CDS encoding Crp/Fnr family transcriptional regulator, with protein sequence MYDTLINYINSKVSRPLNLDEIGILKNNFVHRKIKKRQAFLKEGEISNHMGFLVKGAMKKYSIDAKGAEHIMSLYIEGWWVGDRESFAKITASAFNIEACVDTDLLVLTKKAAAEVFSLPIMNELTRRLDENYSYASQKRINAALSMTAEERYNMLIDSYPEFTQRFPQQLIASYLGITKETLSRIRSRAVKK
- a CDS encoding Atu2307/SP_0267 family LLM class monooxygenase encodes the protein MEIGIDSFIATGAYNGGLSSAENMTAMETLLSKIAFADQAGLHVFGLGEHHRKEFLDESPAVVLAAAAARTRQIRLTSAVTVLSAADPVRVFQEYATLDIISKGRAEIVAGRGSFIDAFPLFGFNTQDYDVLFEEKIKLLLEIRDHETVTWKGRFRAELKQQAIYPRPVQEQLPVWIGVGGTPQSFIRAGILGLPLMVAVIGGETHRFRPLIDLYYEAGEKAGHPREKLKVGLHSLGFVADTTSKAKDLYFPGYQEMMGKIGKERGWSTPTREMFEAQAKPTGAYVIGNPEEVAEKILRHSEALGGISRFTFQMDNPGLSREDMFRAIELIGTKVIPLVNQS
- a CDS encoding SDR family oxidoreductase — encoded protein: MRVLLTGVTGYIGKRLLPVLLEQGHEVTCCVRDKNRFDTSKILDHVQVIEVDFLEKESLKNIPPEIDIAYFLIHSMATQSGDFLQMEAQCATNFKNFIENTNAQQVIYLSGIINSDHLSKHLDSRRNVESILASGRVPITTLRAGIIVGSGSASFEIIRDLVEKLPIMITPKWLQTKCQPIAIRNVIEFMIGVIAKPHTFNKSYDIGGPNILSYKEMLLQYAAERKLRRQIYIIPLMTPRLSSYWLYFVTSTSYNLAKNLVDSMKVEVICKPNNLADELGIKLINYRTSIQLAFQKIESNTIVSSWKDAQTSKILSGGITSLLEVPSYGCFKDIRKAPLQNSEASMTKIWSIGGNSGWYYGNWLWKIRGFMDQLVGGVGMRRGRKNKSDLTAGDALDFWRVLIADRKTKRLLLYAEMKLPGEAWLEFKIEDNILIQTATFRPLGIAGRIYWYAVWPFHGFIFKGMINRIAKT
- a CDS encoding cyclase family protein, with the protein product MQKRVKFDFEVYFTNGGNIKGEDFRLDIIGDDISDSALAEYIVQDMRLLMVGKVNILNKEILIEHHKRKPIDDGVAEKLLIDLSHTIEDGLITYKGLPAPHICDFLSREQSKQNYDGGTTFHIGKIEMVTNTGTYIDCPFHRFADGNDTAQTALKDFAQIDAVKIHIPFTDTLKITEHHLKNREIRNKAVLIQTGWDVHWNTELYYQDHPYLTQEAARYLRDCNVKLVGIDSHNIDDTAGRTRPVHTELLEAGILIVEHLCNLYKLPSEGFSFTAAPPKFKGVGTFPVRAFASIEKNI